From a region of the Mercurialis annua linkage group LG1-X, ddMerAnnu1.2, whole genome shotgun sequence genome:
- the LOC126667700 gene encoding uncharacterized protein LOC126667700, protein MLQRIAAPLHHRAQEPEIDKNYERVRKQGAKTFGGTTDHAKAEEWLRNTERVLDIIECAPQHKLKYAMSLFEKDALDWWETNPGSGNRPLTLTKDDFLREFGEKYMPPVYRDKKKIEFMELKQNELSVAEYELQFVKLSKYAPEEITTKERKRSKFEMDLNLDIREKITVKTPTYSALRAKEIPVERRSSSSTSGYRGKGRGQSSRPASMSSGRGGYTSTGFDNRQRPTRVVLGKKPYCVRKPGHIVRDCPLRRGLLEDSHAMGQSSVGENIHKVGVGRGRGRGNRGGGGTFSAIQSGYTGKPHTRARVFAVTRQDAPTAPDVITGIFSICNYDAHMLIDPGSTCSFISHEFVLCVHGILEPLGHDMYVSMHAGGVIIVNIMIKSCHMIVDGMTLQADLVVVHLREFDVILGMDWLAKHHAFLIVKLKK, encoded by the exons ATGTTGCAAAGAATAGCAGCACCTCTGCACCATCGAGCACAGGAACcagaaattgataaaaactatGAGAGAGTTAGGAAACAAGGGGCAAAGACATTTGGAGGTACTACAGATCATGCAAAAGCTGAAGAATGGTTGAGAAATACAGAGAGAGTTTTAGACATAATTGAATGCGCTCCTCAACATAAGCTAAAATATGCAATGTCATTATTTGAGAAGGATGCTTTGGATTGgtgggaaacaaatccaggaaGCGGAAATAGGCCATTGACTTTAACTAAGGATGATTTCCTTAGAGAATTTGGTGAGAAGTACATGCCACCAGTATATcgtgataaaaagaaaattgaattcaTGGAACTGAAGCAGAATGAGTTATCAGTGGCTGAATATGAACTTCAATTTGTCAAATTATCAAAGTATGCACCTGAAGAGATAACTACTAAGGAAAGGAAAAGAAGTAAATTTGAAATGGATTTGAACCTTGATATTCGAGAGAAAATTACTGTTAAGACTCCTACTTATAGTGCATTGAGGGCTAAAGAAATACCAGTTGAAAGGA GATCAAGTTCAAGTACTAGTGGGTATAGAGGAAAGGGAAGAGGTCAGTCGAGTAGGCCAGCCTCAATGTCATCTGGCAGAGGTGGATATACATCTACTGGGTTTGATAATAGACAACGACCAACAAG GGTAGTGTTGGGGAAGAAACCCTATTGTGTGCGTAAACCTGGCCATATTGTTAGAGATTGTCCACTCAGGAGAGGTTTACTTGAAGATTCTCATGCCATGGGTCAGAGTAGTGTGGGTGAAAATATACACAAAGTGGGTGTTGGCCGTGGAAGAGGGAGAGGTAatagaggaggaggaggaacaTTTTCAGCTATACAGTCTGGATATACAGGCAAACCTCATACCCGAGCAAGAGTATTTGCAGTGACGAGGCAAGATGCACCTACTGCACCTGATGTGATTACTGGTATATTTTCTATCTGTAACTATGACGCACATATGTTAATTGATCCTGGATCTACATGTTCATTCATATCACATGAGTTTGTATTATGTGTGCATGGCATATTAGAACCATTGGGACATGATATGTATGTTTCTATGCATGCTGGGGGTGTTATTATtgtaaatattatgataaaatctTGTCATATGATTGTGGATGGTATGACCTTACAAGCTGATTTGGTGGTTGTTCATTTGAGAGAGTTTGATGTTATATTGGGTATGGATTGGTTGGCAAAACATCATGCATTTTTGATTGTCAAACTAAAGAAGTAG